From Acinetobacter lwoffii, a single genomic window includes:
- the hisS gene encoding histidine--tRNA ligase, with protein MSSIVAIKGFNDILPTQTPAWRRLEQHLSGLMDAYGYQQIRLPIVEQTNLFKRSIGDATDIVEKEMYTFLDKGNPPESLTLRPEGTAGCVRAMLEHNLLRGATPRVWYIGPMFRYEKPQKGRYRQFHQFGVETFGVATPDMDAELILMTARLWKRMGVADKVQLELNTLGESDERAAYRAALVEFLESHKADLDEDSQRRLTTNPLRILDSKDAKTQSILENAPKLHDFMGEETLAHFAQLQQYLTDAGVSFVINQKLVRGLDYYNKTVFEWTTTHLGSQGTVCAGGRYDGLVGQLKGKADQSVPAVGFAMGIERLLLLLEQVEDNTRARDCEVFLVAEPASQGKALVIAEQIRDQLEAAGSQVRLKVGSQGSMKSQMKKADQAGALYAAILGERELEAQAFTVKELATAEQSNVPFTDFVAFFSTKISSK; from the coding sequence ATGAGTTCAATCGTCGCAATCAAAGGTTTTAATGACATTCTCCCAACGCAAACCCCAGCTTGGAGACGTCTTGAACAGCATCTATCCGGTTTGATGGATGCCTATGGCTATCAACAAATTCGTTTGCCTATCGTAGAACAGACTAATTTGTTTAAACGTTCGATCGGTGATGCAACCGATATCGTTGAAAAAGAAATGTATACCTTCCTCGACAAGGGTAATCCGCCTGAGTCGTTGACGTTACGTCCTGAAGGGACGGCGGGTTGCGTACGTGCCATGCTGGAGCATAACCTGCTGCGCGGTGCGACGCCTCGCGTCTGGTATATCGGCCCAATGTTCCGTTATGAAAAACCGCAAAAAGGCCGCTACCGTCAGTTCCACCAGTTTGGTGTGGAAACTTTTGGTGTTGCGACTCCGGACATGGACGCAGAACTGATTTTGATGACGGCGCGTCTGTGGAAACGTATGGGTGTAGCAGACAAGGTTCAGCTTGAGTTAAATACACTCGGTGAGTCGGATGAGCGTGCAGCATATCGTGCGGCACTGGTTGAATTCCTGGAGTCGCATAAAGCGGATCTGGATGAAGATTCTCAGCGCCGTCTGACCACGAATCCATTGCGTATTCTGGATTCTAAAGATGCCAAAACACAAAGCATCTTGGAAAATGCACCGAAACTTCATGATTTTATGGGTGAAGAAACGCTGGCGCATTTTGCCCAGTTACAGCAGTATTTGACTGATGCAGGCGTAAGCTTCGTGATCAATCAAAAACTGGTACGTGGTCTGGATTACTACAACAAAACTGTTTTTGAATGGACCACAACTCACTTGGGTTCACAAGGTACAGTTTGTGCCGGTGGCCGTTATGACGGTCTAGTGGGTCAACTTAAAGGAAAGGCAGATCAGTCTGTCCCTGCGGTCGGTTTTGCTATGGGGATCGAGCGTTTATTGCTTCTGCTTGAACAGGTTGAAGACAATACCCGGGCACGTGATTGTGAAGTATTCCTGGTGGCTGAACCGGCTTCTCAAGGTAAAGCTTTGGTCATTGCGGAGCAGATCCGTGATCAGCTTGAAGCAGCAGGCAGTCAGGTTCGTCTGAAAGTAGGCTCACAGGGTTCAATGAAATCGCAAATGAAAAAGGCTGATCAAGCCGGTGCTTTGTATGCGGCGATTTTGGGTGAACGTGAACTGGAAGCTCAGGCGTTTACTGTGAAAGAGCTGGCAACCGCAGAGCAATCGAATGTACCATTTACGGACTTCGTTGCATTTTTTAGTACTAAAATTTCTTCAAAATAA
- a CDS encoding YfgM family protein, whose amino-acid sequence MSAMSGDEQFESLKSFTKKYGSSMITGILIALIAFFGWEYWQKKNLAESQMHTAKVQQLMDDAQASKGDGFAKLSETADKIVKEAPDSAQAIQTQLVMAKLAYDKEDYAAAEKALQKVENSKVDDKGLVQVVKLRLAYAQLAQKKYDAALKTLEAVTEPAFKATADEARGDIYVAKNDIENAKKVYQSAWDALIERKEERQILQIKLESVGVLVDDPEIERPIIETQAEEAA is encoded by the coding sequence ATGAGCGCAATGAGTGGTGATGAACAGTTTGAAAGCTTAAAATCCTTTACGAAGAAATATGGTTCTTCGATGATTACCGGGATTTTAATTGCGCTGATTGCCTTTTTTGGATGGGAATATTGGCAGAAGAAAAACCTGGCAGAGTCGCAAATGCACACTGCCAAGGTTCAGCAGTTGATGGATGATGCACAGGCATCGAAAGGTGATGGTTTTGCCAAGCTGTCTGAAACTGCGGACAAAATTGTCAAGGAAGCGCCTGACTCAGCTCAGGCGATTCAAACCCAGTTAGTCATGGCGAAACTGGCTTATGACAAAGAAGATTATGCTGCGGCCGAGAAAGCACTACAGAAAGTTGAAAACTCGAAAGTAGATGATAAAGGCCTGGTTCAGGTGGTTAAACTTCGTCTGGCCTATGCGCAACTGGCACAGAAAAAATATGATGCTGCATTGAAAACTTTAGAAGCAGTGACTGAACCTGCATTTAAAGCAACTGCCGATGAAGCACGTGGCGATATCTATGTTGCCAAAAATGATATTGAAAATGCGAAAAAAGTATATCAAAGTGCATGGGATGCTTTGATTGAACGTAAAGAAGAACGTCAGATTTTACAAATTAAGCTCGAAAGCGTAGGCGTGTTAGTCGATGATCCAGAAATCGAACGCCCAATTATAGAAACACAAGCGGAAGAAGCTGCATGA
- the bamB gene encoding outer membrane protein assembly factor BamB: MNRKYKITCALTVLTLALAGCAGKTTKVPEVKPNPLPKLTQAKTLVPVFSTSVASTDAADPLRLRLDADNGVVFAIDPKGEVSAFKGKQRLWQKKVSKDNLSSGVEAAEGLVVVGNQKGQLFALDQQTGEQKWTAQLTGALLAPSLIHAGRVISVSNDGTVYAHEIATGAQVWTYNLPNVQFSLRGMAAPVALDARNVLIASSNAYIYALDALSGVPKLQRRVAVSDGRSDIQRLVDIDGEPVVAGQFVVTTSYQGQVTVLDLASQQVVWSEDASSIQRPEVVGNGVFVAQTDGKIKAFEITSGQPLWENDQLLNRKLSNPVMLGTDLVVGDLDGVLHLIDPRTGQITGRSKTSGEVRSLRVIDNQLYVSTRKGALSIWQNR; encoded by the coding sequence ATGAATAGAAAATACAAAATTACCTGTGCCTTGACTGTTTTAACGCTTGCACTGGCTGGCTGTGCAGGTAAAACCACTAAAGTTCCAGAAGTAAAACCGAATCCACTTCCAAAACTGACCCAAGCCAAAACCCTGGTCCCTGTATTTTCCACCAGTGTGGCGTCAACAGATGCTGCTGATCCGTTGCGTTTACGTCTGGATGCAGACAATGGCGTGGTCTTTGCGATTGACCCGAAAGGCGAAGTGTCTGCATTTAAAGGCAAACAGCGTCTGTGGCAGAAGAAAGTCAGCAAAGACAATTTAAGTTCTGGCGTTGAAGCTGCCGAAGGTCTTGTTGTCGTCGGCAACCAGAAAGGTCAGCTGTTTGCGCTAGATCAACAAACCGGCGAGCAGAAATGGACTGCGCAATTGACGGGTGCTTTACTGGCGCCTTCACTGATTCATGCAGGGCGGGTCATTAGTGTCAGCAATGACGGCACCGTATATGCGCATGAAATTGCGACGGGTGCGCAAGTTTGGACTTATAACTTACCTAATGTACAATTCAGCCTGCGTGGCATGGCTGCACCTGTTGCATTAGATGCTCGTAATGTACTGATTGCATCTTCCAATGCTTATATCTATGCACTGGATGCCTTAAGCGGTGTGCCAAAATTACAGCGTCGTGTCGCAGTGTCGGATGGGCGTTCTGATATCCAGCGTCTGGTTGATATTGACGGGGAACCGGTCGTTGCAGGCCAGTTTGTGGTGACCACCAGTTATCAAGGTCAGGTGACTGTGCTGGATTTAGCTTCACAACAGGTGGTCTGGAGTGAAGATGCCAGCAGTATCCAGCGTCCAGAAGTTGTGGGCAATGGTGTATTTGTGGCGCAAACCGATGGCAAAATCAAAGCCTTTGAAATTACCTCGGGTCAACCGCTTTGGGAAAATGACCAGTTGCTGAATCGCAAGTTAAGTAATCCGGTGATGCTGGGTACTGATCTTGTAGTCGGTGATCTGGATGGTGTCTTGCACCTGATTGATCCGCGTACCGGACAGATTACTGGTCGTTCGAAAACCTCTGGGGAAGTACGTAGCTTACGCGTCATCGACAACCAGCTGTATGTTTCCACACGCAAGGGCGCATTAAGCATTTGGCAGAACCGTTAA
- the der gene encoding ribosome biogenesis GTPase Der produces MKPVIALIGRPNVGKSTLFNQITKSRDALVADFAGLTRDRKYGDATYQNKSFIVVDTGGIGENEGGIDSYMAEQSKTAIHEADIIIFVVDARAGLLASDEQIARELRTLGKKVFLVANKVDGVHAEAALVEFYKLGMGEPLQVAASHGRGVQQMLEDVLADVPEDENPEEHDKNTGLRLAIIGRPNVGKSTLVNRLLGEERVVAFDQPGTTRDSIYIPFERDGRQYTLIDTAGVRRKGKVDEMIEKFSIVKTLQAMKDANVIVVVVDARDGIVEQDLHLIGYALEAGRAMVIAVNKWDNMTEYDRKQCKLDVERRFDFIPWAKVHLISALHGTGVGDLYPSIHRAYDSSRLKVSPAKITQILNDATDAHQPPMVQGRRIKMRYAHMGGQNPPTIVIHGNKVDKTPADYRRYLENVFRKVYKLEGTPIKIEFKTSENPFEGRKSQVDERAAARKRRYVQKFKKAEKKFKR; encoded by the coding sequence ATGAAACCCGTAATTGCGCTCATTGGTCGTCCGAACGTCGGAAAATCAACGCTGTTCAACCAGATTACCAAGAGCCGTGACGCATTGGTGGCAGACTTCGCAGGTCTGACACGCGACCGTAAATATGGCGATGCTACCTATCAAAATAAATCTTTCATTGTGGTCGATACTGGCGGTATTGGCGAAAATGAAGGTGGGATTGACTCCTACATGGCAGAGCAATCCAAGACTGCCATTCATGAAGCCGACATTATTATTTTTGTGGTTGATGCGCGTGCCGGACTACTGGCTTCCGATGAACAGATTGCACGTGAATTACGTACTTTAGGCAAAAAAGTCTTTCTGGTGGCCAACAAGGTTGATGGCGTACATGCTGAAGCTGCCCTGGTTGAATTCTACAAACTGGGTATGGGCGAGCCGTTACAAGTGGCAGCCAGCCATGGTCGTGGTGTTCAGCAGATGTTGGAAGACGTACTTGCTGATGTACCGGAAGATGAAAATCCGGAAGAGCATGACAAAAATACGGGTCTGCGTTTAGCGATTATTGGTCGTCCGAACGTAGGTAAATCAACGCTGGTGAACCGCTTGCTCGGTGAAGAGCGTGTGGTGGCATTTGACCAGCCGGGTACAACACGTGACTCGATTTATATTCCATTCGAGCGTGATGGCCGTCAATACACCCTGATTGATACTGCCGGGGTGCGCCGTAAAGGTAAAGTTGATGAAATGATTGAGAAATTCTCGATTGTTAAAACTTTACAGGCAATGAAAGATGCTAATGTCATTGTTGTTGTGGTTGATGCGCGTGATGGTATTGTTGAGCAGGATTTGCATTTGATTGGCTATGCACTTGAAGCGGGTCGTGCCATGGTTATTGCAGTCAATAAATGGGATAACATGACTGAATATGATCGTAAGCAATGTAAGCTTGATGTAGAGCGTCGCTTCGATTTTATTCCATGGGCCAAAGTGCATTTGATTTCTGCATTGCATGGAACGGGCGTGGGCGATCTTTATCCATCGATTCACCGTGCTTATGATTCATCTCGTTTGAAAGTATCACCAGCAAAAATCACCCAGATTTTAAATGATGCGACAGATGCCCACCAACCGCCGATGGTTCAGGGTCGTCGTATTAAAATGCGTTATGCGCATATGGGTGGACAAAATCCGCCAACGATCGTTATTCACGGAAACAAAGTGGATAAAACCCCTGCGGATTATCGTCGTTACCTGGAAAATGTGTTCCGTAAAGTGTACAAGCTTGAAGGTACACCGATTAAAATCGAGTTTAAAACTTCTGAAAACCCGTTTGAAGGCCGTAAGTCTCAAGTGGATGAGCGTGCAGCTGCACGTAAACGTCGTTATGTACAGAAGTTCAAAAAAGCCGAGAAGAAATTTAAGCGTTAA
- a CDS encoding 4'-phosphopantetheinyl transferase family protein, which yields MARLIQIHLHQLSDLTCYQLSDRKTQVAERKSEVAFLRNQLLSQSFELSVSDQQVVRTNFGKPYLKDYPDFSFNHSHSQNFYALATSKQVQNLGIDIEELNRKVRFEALAQHAFHPEELKKWQVLDYDPEYWFKVWTTKEAVLKASGLGIRINLNELNTNIHPEQNGGRCEHPEIGVYAYQNYSVAGCMLTVAWQSEHSCKGLRFPVIQIHHTV from the coding sequence GTGGCTCGGCTGATTCAAATTCATCTGCATCAACTTTCTGATCTGACTTGTTATCAATTGTCAGACCGCAAAACCCAGGTTGCCGAACGGAAAAGCGAAGTGGCATTTTTGCGCAATCAGCTTTTATCTCAATCTTTTGAATTGTCAGTTAGTGATCAGCAGGTGGTGCGGACGAATTTTGGCAAGCCTTATTTAAAGGACTATCCGGATTTCAGTTTTAATCATAGTCATAGTCAAAATTTCTACGCCTTGGCCACGAGCAAGCAAGTTCAGAACTTAGGAATTGATATTGAAGAACTGAATCGTAAAGTCCGTTTTGAAGCTTTGGCACAACATGCCTTTCATCCCGAAGAACTTAAAAAGTGGCAAGTGCTGGATTATGATCCTGAATACTGGTTTAAAGTCTGGACCACCAAAGAAGCGGTGTTAAAGGCATCAGGCTTGGGAATCCGGATCAACCTGAATGAACTCAATACCAATATCCATCCTGAACAAAATGGCGGACGCTGCGAACATCCAGAGATTGGCGTCTATGCTTATCAAAATTATTCTGTTGCTGGCTGTATGCTCACCGTGGCCTGGCAAAGTGAGCATTCCTGCAAAGGGTTGAGATTTCCAGTGATCCAGATTCATCACACTGTCTAA
- a CDS encoding SDR family oxidoreductase: protein MHSILISGAAQGIGAATATLFYQHGYKVGIYDVQVEQAEQLAQQLGEHAKAGFLDVADYASWETALAEFSAWAGEINILVNNAGILYSGPFEDTTIDAHHRTLDINVKGVMNGCHAAFPYLKESSFARIINLSSASAIYGQADLSSYSTSKFAVRGLTESLDIEWQPYGIRVLDVMPLFVSTAMVKDMQAESIKKMGVHLKAEDVAQDILKLAELKDSIWQATHHLVGFKSQFLFHLSRMSPQFVNRLSNLLISRK from the coding sequence ATGCACAGTATATTGATTAGTGGTGCAGCACAAGGAATTGGTGCCGCGACGGCCACCCTATTTTACCAGCACGGCTACAAGGTGGGCATTTATGATGTTCAGGTGGAACAGGCAGAACAACTGGCCCAGCAACTGGGCGAACATGCCAAAGCCGGTTTTCTCGATGTAGCTGACTATGCTTCTTGGGAAACAGCTTTAGCCGAATTTTCAGCTTGGGCAGGTGAAATCAATATTCTGGTCAATAATGCCGGGATCCTATATTCAGGGCCTTTTGAAGATACTACTATTGATGCACATCACCGGACTCTGGATATTAATGTCAAAGGGGTCATGAACGGCTGTCATGCCGCTTTCCCTTATTTAAAAGAATCTTCATTTGCCCGCATCATTAATCTATCTTCCGCTTCGGCGATTTATGGCCAGGCCGATTTAAGCAGTTATTCCACCAGCAAGTTTGCAGTGCGTGGCCTGACTGAAAGTCTGGATATTGAGTGGCAACCCTATGGGATTCGAGTCTTGGATGTCATGCCGCTTTTCGTCAGTACGGCCATGGTCAAAGATATGCAGGCAGAAAGCATCAAAAAGATGGGCGTACATTTAAAAGCAGAAGATGTTGCACAAGATATTCTGAAACTGGCAGAACTCAAAGATTCTATCTGGCAAGCAACGCATCATCTGGTTGGTTTCAAAAGCCAGTTTTTATTTCATTTATCGCGAATGAGTCCGCAATTTGTGAATCGGCTGAGTAACCTGCTCATTTCCAGAAAATAA
- the mazG gene encoding nucleoside triphosphate pyrophosphohydrolase yields MEQLLKVMRELREKCPWDQQQTPESLTKYAIEEAYEVEAAVRSGKVDDVRDELGDLLLQVVFQSQMYSEQGAFDFQDVVQAITDKLVRRHPHVFQAEQFAKMSPEDVSELWKEIKQQEKQGKPRSRLDDIKHAPALAQADEIQKNVAKIGFDFPDMAGAYAKLEEELAELKEAVAGQNSDEIQEEFGDCLFSLVNVGRKLGISSEMALLGTIHKFRTRFALMEDQAERQQLDLEKLSLAELDQLWEQAKLELKQRAAHEKNTLSNRSNVD; encoded by the coding sequence ATGGAACAACTACTCAAGGTCATGCGTGAATTACGTGAAAAATGTCCATGGGATCAGCAGCAGACCCCCGAATCTCTGACCAAATATGCGATTGAGGAAGCTTATGAAGTCGAAGCAGCAGTCCGCTCTGGAAAAGTCGACGATGTCCGCGATGAGCTAGGTGATTTGCTGCTACAGGTGGTGTTCCAGTCGCAAATGTACAGCGAGCAGGGGGCTTTCGATTTTCAGGATGTGGTGCAGGCCATTACCGATAAACTGGTTCGCCGTCATCCGCATGTATTTCAGGCTGAACAATTTGCAAAAATGAGTCCGGAAGATGTGTCTGAGCTATGGAAAGAAATCAAACAGCAAGAAAAGCAGGGCAAGCCGCGTTCACGTCTGGATGATATTAAACATGCACCGGCTTTGGCGCAGGCTGATGAAATTCAAAAAAATGTCGCCAAAATTGGTTTTGATTTTCCGGACATGGCGGGTGCTTATGCCAAGCTGGAAGAAGAACTGGCTGAATTAAAAGAAGCGGTAGCCGGACAAAATTCCGATGAAATACAGGAAGAATTTGGCGACTGCTTATTTTCTCTGGTGAATGTTGGTCGTAAACTTGGCATCTCCAGCGAGATGGCATTATTGGGGACGATCCATAAATTCCGGACCCGCTTTGCCTTAATGGAAGATCAGGCAGAACGACAACAATTAGACCTGGAAAAGCTGTCACTGGCTGAACTTGATCAGCTCTGGGAACAGGCTAAATTAGAATTAAAACAAAGAGCAGCACATGAAAAAAATACCTTATCAAATCGGTCCAACGTGGATTAG
- a CDS encoding ComEA family DNA-binding protein, with amino-acid sequence MKKIPYQIGPTWISLLLSCWLGFISIGTVHATATDYMEWKTQQQQHDARLKKKAASTASSESNHYLAKPALSASSAADKISLNNATVEQLQQLNGIGQKKAEAIIEHRQKNGKFKSIEEIQLVKGIGPALFAKNKAKLAL; translated from the coding sequence ATGAAAAAAATACCTTATCAAATCGGTCCAACGTGGATTAGTCTTCTTTTAAGTTGTTGGCTGGGCTTTATTTCTATCGGAACTGTGCATGCGACTGCGACCGATTATATGGAATGGAAGACCCAGCAACAGCAACATGACGCTCGCCTGAAGAAAAAAGCTGCCTCCACGGCTTCATCAGAAAGCAATCACTATCTGGCGAAGCCTGCATTATCGGCATCTTCTGCTGCTGATAAAATCAGTTTGAATAATGCAACTGTGGAGCAATTACAGCAGCTAAATGGTATTGGTCAAAAAAAGGCTGAAGCCATTATTGAACATCGGCAAAAAAACGGAAAATTCAAAAGCATTGAAGAGATCCAGCTGGTCAAAGGCATTGGGCCGGCATTGTTTGCCAAAAACAAGGCCAAATTGGCCTTGTAA
- the pcnB gene encoding polynucleotide adenylyltransferase PcnB, protein MQTLRASKCGLSTAQLPSYILDVIDALNKAGYEAYIVGGGVRDLMLGLNPKDFDAVTNATPAQVKEVFGRRCRIIGRRFELAHVYSGRELVEVATFRAPPKKAVTSAAGMILRDNNWGSIEQDFARRDFSINAMYYQPRKGIVLDFCNAVDDIHSKTLRLLGDPTLRFEEDPVRMLRTLRFAAKLNFNIDEAILDVFTPEMTQLLRDVSPHRLYDESQKLFTMGHLNRVLPMLIDFGIWQQLFADIKPEITPFMERAAKNTDQRISIGKTINPAFFYAVLLWQPFLERCEFYLNKGVVAAEARAQAGLDVLKRQATRTIIPRFAETFIREVWEMQTRLLNPKPQQIEALSSHARFRAGFDFLLLREKSGDATAQGMGSWWDAYQQMSGDEKERAISQYNRQRAKSRRKASQEEHLEQKLTQQQDLTEIEPLVNEPEPRNRRVRKAKFEDKVKPLSHVAASASGEIGLDHPIMKRKRVKRDLSQVVFGPTQ, encoded by the coding sequence TTGCAAACTTTGCGCGCGTCAAAATGTGGTTTATCAACCGCTCAATTACCTTCTTATATTCTCGATGTGATTGATGCCTTAAACAAGGCAGGCTATGAAGCTTATATCGTGGGTGGTGGTGTTCGAGATCTGATGTTAGGTTTGAATCCTAAAGATTTCGATGCAGTTACCAATGCAACCCCGGCTCAGGTCAAGGAAGTTTTCGGACGACGTTGTCGAATTATCGGACGACGTTTCGAACTGGCGCATGTCTATTCAGGGCGGGAACTGGTTGAAGTGGCAACCTTTCGTGCACCACCAAAAAAAGCAGTGACCTCGGCCGCGGGAATGATTCTGCGTGATAACAACTGGGGCAGCATCGAGCAGGATTTTGCCCGTCGTGATTTCTCCATCAATGCAATGTACTACCAGCCGCGTAAAGGTATTGTGCTGGATTTCTGCAATGCAGTGGATGATATTCACAGCAAAACCTTACGCTTACTCGGCGATCCGACTTTAAGATTTGAAGAAGATCCAGTGCGGATGCTGCGAACCCTACGTTTTGCCGCCAAGCTGAACTTTAATATTGATGAAGCGATTCTGGATGTCTTTACGCCGGAAATGACCCAGTTGCTGCGTGATGTTTCTCCACATCGACTTTATGATGAATCACAGAAACTGTTTACCATGGGACACCTGAATCGTGTCTTGCCAATGCTGATCGATTTTGGGATCTGGCAGCAGTTATTTGCAGATATCAAGCCTGAAATTACGCCATTTATGGAACGCGCTGCGAAAAATACCGATCAGCGTATTTCTATCGGCAAGACCATCAACCCGGCCTTTTTCTATGCGGTATTGTTGTGGCAGCCATTCCTCGAGCGTTGTGAATTCTATCTAAATAAAGGCGTGGTAGCCGCCGAAGCTCGTGCCCAAGCTGGTCTGGACGTGTTAAAACGTCAGGCGACTCGTACCATTATTCCACGTTTTGCGGAAACCTTTATTCGTGAAGTCTGGGAAATGCAGACTCGTTTGTTGAATCCAAAACCACAGCAAATCGAGGCCTTGTCCAGCCATGCGCGTTTCCGTGCCGGCTTTGACTTTTTGCTGCTGCGTGAAAAATCAGGCGATGCAACTGCACAAGGCATGGGCAGCTGGTGGGATGCTTACCAGCAAATGAGCGGTGACGAGAAAGAACGGGCCATTAGCCAGTATAACCGTCAGCGTGCCAAGAGCCGTCGCAAGGCGAGTCAAGAAGAACATCTGGAACAGAAATTGACCCAGCAGCAAGATCTCACCGAGATTGAACCGTTGGTAAATGAACCTGAACCACGCAATCGTCGAGTGCGCAAAGCCAAGTTTGAAGACAAGGTGAAACCTCTGTCGCATGTAGCAGCCAGTGCCAGTGGTGAAATTGGCCTAGATCATCCGATTATGAAACGTAAGCGGGTGAAACGTGATCTGAGTCAGGTGGTATTTGGGCCAACACAATGA
- the folK gene encoding 2-amino-4-hydroxy-6-hydroxymethyldihydropteridine diphosphokinase produces the protein MIVTYIGLGSNLGDSRQILAEAVQKLATLGQVKTSNLYQSPPMGPQDQPNYLNAVVQLNTDLAALSLLDRLQAFEQDAGRVRLRHWGERTLDLDLLIYGNEHIQNDRLTVPHVGVLERDFVLIPLLDIDPEIQVHGHRLKDLDIVKQSTLAVLDDSNWANI, from the coding sequence ATGATCGTGACGTATATTGGCCTGGGCAGTAACCTGGGTGATTCACGCCAGATTCTGGCAGAAGCTGTACAGAAACTGGCGACCTTGGGGCAGGTGAAAACTTCGAATCTGTATCAAAGTCCACCGATGGGACCACAGGATCAGCCGAACTATCTGAATGCAGTGGTGCAGTTAAATACCGATCTGGCCGCTTTAAGCTTGCTGGATCGTTTGCAAGCCTTTGAGCAGGACGCAGGTCGGGTACGTTTACGTCATTGGGGCGAACGTACACTGGATCTGGACTTACTAATCTACGGCAATGAGCACATTCAAAATGATCGTCTTACCGTGCCGCATGTCGGGGTGTTAGAGCGTGATTTTGTCCTGATTCCACTTCTGGATATTGATCCTGAAATACAGGTTCATGGACACAGATTAAAAGACCTGGACATCGTCAAACAGTCGACCCTTGCGGTACTCGATGACAGCAACTGGGCAAATATTTAA
- the panB gene encoding 3-methyl-2-oxobutanoate hydroxymethyltransferase, whose amino-acid sequence MVSLSDLRRFKADGRKFSCLTCYDASMAKAMEIAEVDSILIGDSLGMSIQGRDSTLPVTVADMAYHTAAVRRGNQHAFIMTDLPFMSYATLNDALQSSKTVMQAGAQMVKMEGGAWLAETVQVLTRNGIPVCVHLGLTPQSVHVFGGYKLQARTREAADQLIADCKAVVEAGAALLLLECVPAQLGQEITELFPQIPVIGIGAGAATDGQVLVVQDMLGLTFGHTAKFVRNFMQEQSGATAILDAFKAYHAAVLDGSFPAPEQTFQVEL is encoded by the coding sequence ATGGTCAGTCTGAGTGATTTAAGACGCTTTAAAGCAGATGGACGCAAATTTTCATGTCTGACTTGCTATGATGCCAGTATGGCCAAAGCCATGGAAATTGCCGAAGTGGACAGCATTTTAATTGGCGATTCTCTGGGAATGTCAATTCAGGGTCGTGATTCGACTTTGCCGGTTACGGTTGCAGATATGGCTTATCATACGGCTGCGGTACGCCGTGGTAACCAGCATGCCTTTATCATGACTGACTTGCCATTTATGAGCTATGCCACCTTGAATGATGCCTTGCAAAGCTCGAAAACCGTGATGCAGGCCGGCGCGCAAATGGTCAAGATGGAAGGCGGCGCATGGTTGGCAGAAACCGTGCAAGTGCTGACACGTAACGGCATTCCGGTGTGTGTGCATTTGGGTCTTACTCCGCAGTCGGTACATGTGTTTGGCGGTTATAAGCTGCAAGCTCGTACTCGTGAAGCGGCCGATCAGCTCATTGCGGACTGTAAAGCAGTAGTAGAGGCGGGTGCTGCACTATTGTTACTCGAATGCGTACCGGCACAGCTTGGCCAGGAAATCACCGAACTGTTTCCGCAGATTCCGGTGATTGGCATTGGCGCGGGTGCAGCCACTGACGGACAAGTATTGGTGGTTCAGGATATGTTGGGCCTGACCTTTGGCCACACTGCAAAATTTGTACGTAATTTTATGCAAGAACAATCGGGTGCGACCGCCATTCTAGATGCTTTTAAAGCCTACCATGCTGCAGTTTTAGATGGATCTTTCCCGGCACCAGAACAAACTTTTCAGGTTGAATTGTAA